GATCTCGTAAGCGATGCCGAGCAGGAACCACGCATCGGCATAGGCAGGATCGGCGTCGAGGGCCTGGAGCAGGTGCGCTTTCATCTCGTAGCTGGCCACGCCTCCGCCCATCACCTCGCCGGCGCGGTGGATGAGCGTGGCGGCATAGTACTGTCCGCGCGCATCGTGCGGGGTCAGTTGCGTCGTCTTGGAGAGATGTTCGCCGGCCTGGTCGAAGTCCCCCTTCTGCAGGTAAGCGTAGCCGAGCGCGCGGTGCGCGATGGCGTTGTCGGGATCCTGCTTCACGATGTTCTCCAACTCGCCGATGCCTAGGTCCACGTAGGCGGCGGAGTGGACGTGGAAGTCGGCGATCGTGGCCTGCGCTTCCAGCGGCAGGACTTTGCGATCGGCGTAGGCGTAGGTGCTGATGTCGTCGAAGCCGGCGGGCAGAGGGTAGGAGCTAGTGGGGGGCCGCGCGGCGAGGAAGCGCACCAGCTGCGCGTCGAGCGCCTGGGGCGAGAGGTTGAACGCGCGTTGCAGGGCGTCGGCGGACGCGAGGTGCTCCACGATGACGAGGCGCGCATATTCATTGACGGCCGCGAGCTGATGATCGGCGACGATCCACGAGATCATCAGCCAGCACTGCGCGCGGTAAGCAGCGGCGCCCTGCTTGTACTCGGGCGAGGTGCGGCCCACGGCAAGGAACGTGGCGGCGGGCATGAGCTTGCGGCCGGCGAGAGCCGCCAAGAACACGGGAGGGCGACCGAGTCGGACTGCTTTTGGTCCCACGTCGATGGTGGAGAAATACTCGGCCATGCCAACGTCATACCAAAGCGGCAACGGCGGTGTGCTGGCGACGATCACGGCGTGTGCGTAATCGCGCGTGATACTCGCGTACGGGTCGGGAGCGGAAAGGTCGAGCAGGATGTAATCGGCATCTGCGGCGGAGAGGAAGAGGCCGGCGGCCTGGACGTCGCGTGGAGGCCTGCGCGGAAGCGCGGCCTGCATGGCGGAGGTGGCCTTGAAAGCGATGATCTCGATTGGGACCGCGCCGCGCACCTCCGGCTTTTGCAGGATGGGGCCGAGTGTCTGGCGCATCTGCTCGAAGCGGAGGGCGACGGCGCGTCCGCGGTCACGGCCAGCGTCGGTGAGGACGATGAAGTGCGGAGAGCGTACCTCGGTCCAGTCCTGCGCCAGCGCGGGAAGGGCGAGCAGGCAAAGAGTGAGGACGAGGAAGCGCTTCATTCGAGATTCTCGGCAGTTCATGGTAGCACTGGGCTGGACGCAGAGAGGTTGGATGCAGAGAAGCTGTTGGATGTGCTTGGCGAGGGGGGAAGGAAAGCTGCAGGAGCGGGAGAACGCGGAGGTGGGTTTTGCTCTACTCGGCGCGCGATAGCTTTTCGAGCGACCACCGGGCGTGGGAGGCGACAATGTGGTCGGCATCGTGCGCGAGGCGCTCGAGCAAGGGGAGGAAGCTGCGGTCGCCGCTGTTGCCGATGGCGACGACGGCGTTGCGGCGCAGTCCGGAATGTTTGGCCCGCTTGATGGGCGAATGGCGGAACTGTTTCTGGAAGTCTTCGAGTGACATCTCCGCCAGCCAGGCTAGCGGTGGGTTGACCAGAGCGTCGTCCGCGACAAACTCTGGGGCAGGGACAAAGTCAGGCGTGCGCGACTTCTTTTTGGGGAGCTGGTTTTCGCCGAGCTGGTGGGAGTTCCACGGGCAGACGTCCTGGCAGATATCGCAACCGAAGACGTTCGCGCCGATGCCGGCGCGCAGGTCCTCGGGAATATCGCCGCGCTTTTCGATGGTGAGGTAGGAAATGCAGCGCGAAGCGTCGAGCTGGTAAGGCGCGGGGAAAGCCTGGGTGGGGCAGGCATCGAGACAAGCGGTGCACGTGCCACAGCGGTCAGGCGCGGGAAGTCCGCTTCCGGCGGAGGCGGGGTCGAGCGAGGTAAGCACGACGCCGAGGAAGAGCCACGAGCCGAGTTCCTCGTTGATGATGCAGGTGTTCTTCGCCATCCATCCCAGGCCGGCGTACTTCGCGAGGACGCGCTCGAGGAGCGGCCCCGTGTCCACGTAGCGGCGTGTCCGGGCGCGGGGATACGCGGCGGCGATGGCGGATTCGAGGCGCTCGAGGCGCGACATCACCGCGTGGTGATAGTCGGTGTGCGGGAACCAGGCGTAGCGCGAGATCCATCCGCGTTGCGGGTCGCTGACATCGGTGGAGTAAGGCTGCGCGGTGTTGTAATCGAGAGCGCAGACGATGGCCGACTTCGCCCACGGAAAGCTCTCACGGATGGAGGCGCGCTTGAGGCGTCCGTCGCCGTCACGCGAGGCGAGGTAGTGCATCTCGCCGGCCGCGCCCGAGTCGATCCATGCGGGGAAGAACTCGAGTTCGGGCATGGCTTGGGCGAGCGAGACTACACCGCAGCGGTGGAATCCGGCGTCGCCGGCGGCGGCCTCAGCCAGCTGTTCGAACTGGGCGGCAGTGGGCACTGAGTCCATTTTAGGGAAATTTGAGGATGAAGACAGGAGGAGCGGAGGAAAGGCGGAAAACCTTTAGGGGAGTAAGCCCGAGGTCCTACCTCCCCTCCTCCTTTCCTCCTGTTGTCATTCGGCCTTCGTCGGCTTGAAAGCAGGATGCCGCCGGACTAGGCTATGCGCAGCGAGAGTGACGGTCGGAGCGCGACGCGTTCCGGCCGCCGCGCGTCTTAGAGGGGTGAGCGGATGGCGCGCGCCGAGTCGCGCGTCGCCAAACGCGAGGGCGGAGCAAGCTTCGCTGCGTAGCCCTCGAATAGATGTCCGGATGATCAACCGTCGCGAGCGCTACGACATCGACGTCCACAAGCCTGCCAAGCAGGATGCGCAGGAGCGCGTCCACAACTGGAACGAGGTCTACGAGACCTATCCGCCGGAGCTGGCCGTGATCGAGGCGCAGCGCTGTTTGCTGTGCGAGCATGCGCCCTGCATGCAGGCGTGCCCGGTGCACAACGACATCCCGGCGGCGTTCTTTCATCTGGGCAACGGCGACATCCTGGGCGCGGCGGAAAAGTTCTATGAGACGTCGAACATGCCCGACGTGTGCGGCCGGATCTGTCCGCAGGAAAAACTGTGCGAGGGCGCATGCGTGGTCGGCGCGCACAAGGCGCCGGTGACCATCGGCAAGCTCGAAGCGTACGTCGCCGACTATGTCCGGCGAAATTACGGCCATCTGCATCGCGAGCGCGCCCCCGCGACCGGGCGGCGCGTGGCGGTGATCGGTGGCGGGCCGGCCGGCATGACGGTGGCGGAAGAACTCGCGGTCTGCGGACACACCGTCACCGTCTACGAGATGTGGCCGATGCCGGGCGGGCTGCTGCTCTATGGCATCCCGAATTTCAAACTGGATAAAGAAGTGGTGCTGGCGAAGCTCGAGCACCTGCACGAACTGGGCGTGGAATTCGTCTGCAATTACCACGCGGGGAAAGAACATCCGGTGGAAGAGTTGCTCCATCCGGGTGGCGGCCGCGACCGCGGCTACGACCTGCTCTTCCTCGGCTACGGCGCGGTGAAGGGCGGCGCCATGAAGATCGAGGGCGAGACGCTGACCAACGTCTATCAGGCGACGGAGTATCTCGTCCGCGGAAACTTGCCGCCGGAGTTGCTGCCGGCGCAGTGGGCCGGGGGTGCGAATGGTGACGCCGACCCCAAGCCACACGTGGGCAAGGTGACCGTCGTCGTCGGCGCCGGCGATACCGCGATGGATTGCGTGCGGACGGCGCGCCGGCTGAATCCCGACACGAAGGTCTACTGCCTCTATCGGCGGACCGAAGCCGAGATGCTGGGGCGGATGGAAGAGCGCGTCCACGCGAAGGAAGAGGGCGTGATCTTCGAGTGCCTCACGTTGCCGACGCGGTTTGTCGGCGGAAAACAGGGTGAGGTGGTGGCGGCGGAGTGTGTGC
The nucleotide sequence above comes from Acidobacteriota bacterium. Encoded proteins:
- the queG gene encoding tRNA epoxyqueuosine(34) reductase QueG, whose product is MPTAAQFEQLAEAAAGDAGFHRCGVVSLAQAMPELEFFPAWIDSGAAGEMHYLASRDGDGRLKRASIRESFPWAKSAIVCALDYNTAQPYSTDVSDPQRGWISRYAWFPHTDYHHAVMSRLERLESAIAAAYPRARTRRYVDTGPLLERVLAKYAGLGWMAKNTCIINEELGSWLFLGVVLTSLDPASAGSGLPAPDRCGTCTACLDACPTQAFPAPYQLDASRCISYLTIEKRGDIPEDLRAGIGANVFGCDICQDVCPWNSHQLGENQLPKKKSRTPDFVPAPEFVADDALVNPPLAWLAEMSLEDFQKQFRHSPIKRAKHSGLRRNAVVAIGNSGDRSFLPLLERLAHDADHIVASHARWSLEKLSRAE
- a CDS encoding NAD(P)-dependent oxidoreductase, producing the protein MINRRERYDIDVHKPAKQDAQERVHNWNEVYETYPPELAVIEAQRCLLCEHAPCMQACPVHNDIPAAFFHLGNGDILGAAEKFYETSNMPDVCGRICPQEKLCEGACVVGAHKAPVTIGKLEAYVADYVRRNYGHLHRERAPATGRRVAVIGGGPAGMTVAEELAVCGHTVTVYEMWPMPGGLLLYGIPNFKLDKEVVLAKLEHLHELGVEFVCNYHAGKEHPVEELLHPGGGRDRGYDLLFLGYGAVKGGAMKIEGETLTNVYQATEYLVRGNLPPELLPAQWAGGANGDADPKPHVGKVTVVVGAGDTAMDCVRTARRLNPDTKVYCLYRRTEAEMLGRMEERVHAKEEGVIFECLTLPTRFVGGKQGEVVAAECVRMELGPPDAKGRRSPVEIKGSEFTIACDTAVLAIGYNAETEIPETTPELHTTKWGTVVVKSEETGETEREDIYAAGDAVRGADLVVTAVAAARKAAAHMDAKLAAFPVRAA
- a CDS encoding tetratricopeptide repeat protein, which encodes MKRFLVLTLCLLALPALAQDWTEVRSPHFIVLTDAGRDRGRAVALRFEQMRQTLGPILQKPEVRGAVPIEIIAFKATSAMQAALPRRPPRDVQAAGLFLSAADADYILLDLSAPDPYASITRDYAHAVIVASTPPLPLWYDVGMAEYFSTIDVGPKAVRLGRPPVFLAALAGRKLMPAATFLAVGRTSPEYKQGAAAYRAQCWLMISWIVADHQLAAVNEYARLVIVEHLASADALQRAFNLSPQALDAQLVRFLAARPPTSSYPLPAGFDDISTYAYADRKVLPLEAQATIADFHVHSAAYVDLGIGELENIVKQDPDNAIAHRALGYAYLQKGDFDQAGEHLSKTTQLTPHDARGQYYAATLIHRAGEVMGGGVASYEMKAHLLQALDADPAYADAWFLLGIAYEIDEKMDQAIDSVVKALKLTARNDLYRLALARMYGEAKRWDDASALLAYLKDSNDPEIARQAAEDAARGERRRNAPKRTGRFDERPRPSSYDAPKWRTKPATQPATRPNTAARTNAPADASDSDAASEAQDPDDAAAARRTAPAKPDSRPILFLKGKLTSVACRPGGTATLTVTQTQGKKKTLQLATPDYKKLVLIGADAFACDWRDVNVAVNYRQSSATTGDLISLELQ